A portion of the Chaetodon trifascialis isolate fChaTrf1 chromosome 7, fChaTrf1.hap1, whole genome shotgun sequence genome contains these proteins:
- the LOC139334054 gene encoding N-acetylglucosamine-1-phosphodiester alpha-N-acetylglucosaminidase-like: MATCAAARQCAGLVLLSLQVWLSVSESAQVSTDGDVLQPNAEGSLSHRHCASVAHGRAPYETWPSSSHATLPVAESNVFISDMAGSLGKPRWVYGHMTVVHDPLRTLSVLEPGGPGGCEKSRAVTVEETAAAAGCLYAQNAGFFNTASCLCQGNVVSDGRMVRDSGGVQNAQFGIRKDGSLVFGYLSQEDVLDQSNPFVQLVTGVVWLLRNGEVYINQSLKVECSRMVDQEVFRDFVDVLSARTVVGHDAAGNLILFHVEGRTEKRGMNLWEVAEFLKKNGVINAINLDGGGSSTLVINGSLASYPTDLCKPDSRWRCARPVSTILCVHQRRCWPEDCSGHGDCVDGRCQCRDGWRGAACDSLACQPPACGPHSICTANGCVCAAGWRGKNCSQECSPGYYGDGCRHTCVCFNGAVCNHVNGRCVCPPGFYGNFCEQVCPPGLYGLSCAERCRCDDRCPCDPRTGSCASTGDGRLTRGRCLATLWRQEEDVRGDKPYLTEQIWLIITVTLASLLMLRPVVQLMRASLKWTLFSYSYTHVPLMGISSVTQLQ, from the exons ATGGCAACGTGTGCAGCGGCCCGCCAGTGTGCGGGGCTCGTGCTGCTGAGTCTCCAGGTTTGGCTGTCGGTGAGCGAGTCGGCACA AGTCTCTACAGACGGTGACGTTCTGCAGCCAAATGCTGAAGGCTCCCTCTCTCATCGCCACTGTGCGTCTGTGGCCCATGGCAGGGCGCCGTATGAGACCTGGCCTTCCAGTAGTCATGCTACACTCCCAGTAGCTGAGTCCAATGTATTCATATCAGACATGGCAGGAAGTCTGGGCAAGCCCCGCTGGGTCTATG GTCACATGACGGTGGTTCATGACCCGCTGAGGACGTTGTCGGTGTTGGAGCCCGGCGGGCCGGGTGGCTGTGAGAAAAGCCGGGCGGTGACAGTGGAGGAGACGGCCGCGGCTGCCGGGTGTCTGTACGCCCAGAACGCCGGCTTCTTCAACACCGCCAGCTGCCTGTGTCAGGGTAATGTGGTGAGCGACGGCAGGATGGTGAGGGACAGCGGTGGGGTGCAAAACGCCCAGTTTGGCATCAGGAAGGACGGCAGCCTGGTGTTTGG GTATCTGTCACAGGAAGATGTGTTGGACCAGTCTAACCCGTTCGTCCAGCTGGTCACTGGTGTGGTGTGGCTGTTGAGGAACGGCGAGGTTTACATCAACCAGAGCCTGAAGGTCGAGTGCAGCAGGATGGTCGACCAGG AGGTGTTCCGTGATTTTGTGGACGTCCTGTCGGCGAGGACGGTGGTGGGTCATGACGCCGCCGGCAACCTGATCCTGTTTCATGTGGAAGGACGGACTGAGAAAAGAGG GATGAACCTCTGGGAGGTGGCAGAGTTCCTGAAGAAAAACGGCGTGATCAATGCCATCAATCTGGACGGAGGCGGGTCTTCTACCTTGGTGATCAACGGCTCGTTAGCCAGCTACCCAACTGACCTGTG TAAACCGGACAGCAGGTGGCGCTGTGCTCGGCCCGTCTCCACCATCCTGTGCGTTCACCAGCGGCGCTGCTGGCCAGAGGACTGCAGCGGACACGGAGACTGCGTGGACGGACGCTGTCAGTGCCGGGACGGCTGGCGAGGGGCCGCCTGCGACTCTCTGGCGTGTCAGCCACCGGCCTGCGGCCCCCACAGCATCTGCACCGCCA atggctgtgtctgtgctgctggatggagaggaaaaaactgCAGCCAAG AGTGCTCTCCAGGTTACTATGGTGATGGCTGCAGACACACCTGCGTGTGCTTCAATGGAGCTGTGTGTAACCACGTCAACGGACGCTGCGTGTGTCCCCCTGGTTTCTATGGCAACTTCTGTGAACAAG TGTGTCCTCCTGGTCTCTACGGTCTGTCCTGCGCTGAGAGGTGTCGGTGTGATGATCGGTGTCCATGTGACCCGCGGACAGGAAGCTGCGCCTCCACCGGTGACGGCAGACTAACCCGAG gtCGGTGTTTGGCTACATTATGGAGGCAAGAGGAGGACGTTCGCGGAGACAAACCTTATCTGACAGA ACAAATATGGCTGATCATCACCGTCACGCTGGCCTCTCTGCTGATGCTCCGGCCCGTGGTTCAGCTCATGCGGGCGAGTCTGAAATGGACTCTTTTCAGTTATTCCTACACACACGTTCCACTGATGGGAATCAGCAGCGTGACTCAGCTACAGTGA
- the ndufaf6 gene encoding NADH dehydrogenase (ubiquinone) complex I, assembly factor 6 isoform X1, which translates to MAASISAKHGLLSSKTSLYHALHRTISPNSVSIQRAAEIQSVRAATSARADSQIHEKYCLELVRTRDYDGFLSSLLLPEEARRSSLALRAFNVELAQVKDSVSQKTIGLMRMQFWKTAIEEIYRDDPPNQPVSAELWKAVRKHDLTKRWLLRIITEREKDLDDKAYRNLQELEAYSENTQSSLLYLLLQCLGLKDVHADHAASHIGKAQGIVTCLRATPYHSSRRKVYLPMDVCMLHGVSQEDFIRGSREQSVRDVVYDIASQAHVHLQHARSFSSSVPAAATPAFLQTVVLEDYLQRVRRADFDVFNSSLQNRNPLLPFQLYLRSWRKTY; encoded by the exons ATGGCAGCTAGCATCAGTGCTAAGCATGGATTATTAAGCAGTAAAACGTCGTTATATCACGCTCTTCACAGAACGATATCACCCAACAGTGTTAGTATTCAAAGAGCGGCTGAAATACAGAGTGTGAGAGCGGCAACCAGCGCCAGAGCGGACTCACAGATCCACGAGAAGTACTGTTTGGAGCTGGTCAG gacCAGAGACTACGATGGCTTtttgtcctccctcctcctcccagaggAGGCCCGGCGCTCCTCTTTGGCCCTGAGAGCCTTTAATGTGGAGCTGGCACAG GTGAAGGACTCTGTTTCCCAGAAGACCATTGGTCTGATGCGAATGCAGTTCTGGAAGACGGCCATAGAAGAAATCTACAGAGACGATCCCCCAAACCAGCCAGTCAGTGCCGAGCTGTGGAAG GCGGTGAGGAAACATGACCTGACAAAGAGATGGCTGCTGAGGATCATAACCGAGAGA gAAAAGGATCTGGATGACAAAGCCTACAGAaacctgcaggagctggaggccTATTCAGAGAACACACAGTCCTCCTTGCTTTACCTGCTGCTCCAGTGTTTAG gCTTGAAAGACGTCCATGCCGACCACGCAGCGAGTCACATCGGTAAAGCTCAGGGAATCGTGACGTGTCTGAGAGCGACTCCTTATCACAGCAGCCGACGGAAAGTCTACCTCCCCATGGACGTCTGCATGCTG cacgGAGTCTCTCAAGAGGACTTCATCCGCGGCAGCCGGGAGCAGAGCGTCCGGGATGTCGTGTACGACATCGCCAGCCAGGCTCACGTACATCTGCAACAC GCGCGATCGTTCAGCAGCAGCGTCCCAGCGGCCGCCACGCCGGCCTTCCTCCAGACG gtggtgctggaggacTACCTGCAGAGAGTGAGGAGGGCAGATTTCGATGTTTTCAACTCCAGCCTGCAGAAcagaaaccccctcctccccttccagCTCTACCTCCGCTCCTGGAGGAAGACCTACTGA
- the ndufaf6 gene encoding NADH dehydrogenase (ubiquinone) complex I, assembly factor 6 isoform X2, with protein sequence MWSWHRQVKDSVSQKTIGLMRMQFWKTAIEEIYRDDPPNQPVSAELWKAVRKHDLTKRWLLRIITEREKDLDDKAYRNLQELEAYSENTQSSLLYLLLQCLGLKDVHADHAASHIGKAQGIVTCLRATPYHSSRRKVYLPMDVCMLHGVSQEDFIRGSREQSVRDVVYDIASQAHVHLQHARSFSSSVPAAATPAFLQTVVLEDYLQRVRRADFDVFNSSLQNRNPLLPFQLYLRSWRKTY encoded by the exons ATGTGGAGCTGGCACAGGCAG GTGAAGGACTCTGTTTCCCAGAAGACCATTGGTCTGATGCGAATGCAGTTCTGGAAGACGGCCATAGAAGAAATCTACAGAGACGATCCCCCAAACCAGCCAGTCAGTGCCGAGCTGTGGAAG GCGGTGAGGAAACATGACCTGACAAAGAGATGGCTGCTGAGGATCATAACCGAGAGA gAAAAGGATCTGGATGACAAAGCCTACAGAaacctgcaggagctggaggccTATTCAGAGAACACACAGTCCTCCTTGCTTTACCTGCTGCTCCAGTGTTTAG gCTTGAAAGACGTCCATGCCGACCACGCAGCGAGTCACATCGGTAAAGCTCAGGGAATCGTGACGTGTCTGAGAGCGACTCCTTATCACAGCAGCCGACGGAAAGTCTACCTCCCCATGGACGTCTGCATGCTG cacgGAGTCTCTCAAGAGGACTTCATCCGCGGCAGCCGGGAGCAGAGCGTCCGGGATGTCGTGTACGACATCGCCAGCCAGGCTCACGTACATCTGCAACAC GCGCGATCGTTCAGCAGCAGCGTCCCAGCGGCCGCCACGCCGGCCTTCCTCCAGACG gtggtgctggaggacTACCTGCAGAGAGTGAGGAGGGCAGATTTCGATGTTTTCAACTCCAGCCTGCAGAAcagaaaccccctcctccccttccagCTCTACCTCCGCTCCTGGAGGAAGACCTACTGA